The nucleotide sequence TGGGAATAACAAATGTGTTgtataatcaaatatattaatattacacaACACAAACACACTATTGTTTGATTGACATTGCAAATGCATAACCACATTTCTTGCCACATTTCCACATTTCTTGCCTTTAACGATCATTCATCTtgctttctttcctttcacttttttTCTAATCCAATTAAAACATTAAACTCATCTTAACTTCCCCAATttaatctctttctttttgttctCATCTACCAAATCAAAAGCATGGATTGAACTTTAATGTGATATGAGATTATCTTTTTGTGTCTCATGTGCCAATTATGTACCTTAGGTTAACTTCTGGGACTTATTAAGCGGCTTCTCTTACTTACCATGTGCACAAGAAGTGACACAAGTTAAGAAAGCATACTTTTTAGTATTATTTGAAGTTGAGAAAACTTTCCTTAAAATGAAGTAGTTCACAAAACTTCTTTGAATATATCCTCATGATAAATTTAGAGACTTTAACAAAGAGTTGTGAATGTGTGGAAGtcgtattattttaattttttttttttaccttttttgtttgttggtaGTCAATTCAATCAACATAGTAAAAAACTGCTCTTAcacacaatatttttattattattattattatttctattttcgaCAAATTTAGGTTTACGAGTTCAAATAGTTTATGagttgaacaaaataaaaattatttaggaAAAGTTGAGTTCAATTTCAGACTTTACTTATCTTTCGCAAACTTCAAATTACTAGTATTACccatttttcttgaaaattggaAAGTTAACACTCAAAAAAGGTAGGGATATCCTATTTAACattcaatatataatatatgaacaGAAGCCTAAACTAATTAGAAAATAGTGATGAACACAATCACATGAAAACTTAACTAATTAGGACATTAAAACTGTACAAATCATTGCTATTTAGGTAATCAACCTCACCCACCTCATATGCTCCTCTCTTAATCCCTATTCATCAATATGCCACAAATTATATGTAATCCCATTTATATAATCTTATTTCACactcaaaaaaatattctcCCAACAACTCTATTCTTAAATCTCAACAAACCAAACATTCTCAAAGTCCCCAAAAACCATAATTCAAGGGAAAGAAATTACAATCACTTAGTCATTTCAAAAGTTAACCAATTTTCCACAAACATAAATTTTTCAGCtcatcaaatcaaaccaaaaggTAGACGCAAAAAACACTTCAATATAACACAACATATTCAATTCATGCATTTCAGCATTCCCTATGATCAATTGATCATTCCATTGTCATGACCAAAACTAACACTTCCAATTTCAACCTCACATTTTCATGCTACACCTCCAACATGGTTGCAGCCACAGAAAACTTGTTTTCTCACATTCTCTTCCTCTTTCAACAAATCCAAATCATAGAAATTATTATTGCATCCATTGTCTTCATAATCATTCATGCCTTGCACTCCAAGAAACATCATGGCCTAACAAATTGGCCTATTCTTGGAATGCTACCTTCCTTAATGATAGGACTCAAAACCAACATGTATGAAGGCATAACCGAAACACTTAAACATCAAAATGGAACCTTTAGATTCAAAGGGCCATGGTTCACAAGTTTCAATTGCATCATAACCTCAGAACCTCAAAATTTAGAACATCTTCTCAAAACAAAGTTCAATATTTTCCCTAAAGGAAACTTCTTCAAAGACACAGTTTCTGATTTACTTGGAGACGGTATTTTCGCTGTAGATAACGAAACATGGCAGAAACAAAGGAAAACAGCGAGTATCGAGTTTCATTCAACAAAGTTTAGGAAATTAACAACTGATTCATTGTTTGAGCTTGTGAACAATAGGCTCATACCTGTCTTAGATTCATCGTTGAAGAAATCGGTTTCCATCGATCTtcaagatattttgttgagacTAACTTTTGATAATGTTTGTATGATAGCTTTTGATGTTGATCCTTCTTGTTTGCAACTTCATTTACCTGAAATACCTTTTGCAAGAGCTTTTGAAGATGCAAccgaagcaactttgcttcgaTTTGTCGCGCCAGTTTGTGTATGGAAGGCTATGAGGTTTCTTAACTTAGGTATGGAGAGAAAGTTGAAGGAATCAATACAAAAAGTTGATGAATTTGCTGAGAATGTTATAAGGGcaagaaagaaagaactttCTTTGGAACATGATATGGAAGATGATAAGCGAAAATCAGATTTGTTAACTGTGTTTATGAAGCTTAAAGATGAGAATGGAAAGGCTTATTCAGATAAGTTCTTGAGGGATATATGTGTAAGTTTTATATTAGCTGGGAGAGACACTTCTTCAGTTGCTTTAAGCTGGTTTTTCTGGTTACTTAATCAGAATCATGAAGTGGAGGAGAAAATATTAGAAGAGATTTGCAGGGTTGTGAGTCAAAGGGAggatattaatattaataaggaAGTGTTTAATGATTCTTTAAGATTCAAACCTGAGGAGATTAAGAAGATGGGTTATTTGCATGCTGCTCTTTCAGAAACTCTTAGATTGTATCCTTCTGTTCCTATGGATCATAAAGAGGtaataaaagtttaattttagCTATTTGGTTACTTTTTTATTCATTGATATTGATATATCTTTCATATTTGTCTTCATTTAATAAGTGATTAGGTgcagccaaaaaaaaatattaatgcaaAGTAAACAGTTATTTTGGTTCTTAAACGTGTGAGGTGTCATTACAATAgtatcaaaatcacaaaacGTGTCTAAATGCAACTATTGTTAAtcaatttgattgttgaatgTGTTTTGTTAGTTAGTTCGGTTCACGAATGTCTTcttttagtcatttttattGATACACTTGAAGGTGTTTTTGTCATGTCAATACATTTAAAGATTGTAGTAATAACACCTCCTATATTTATGGACCAAAATGATTGTTTACTCGATTAATGTGCTTCGAGTgagattgtttttttatttttagggagAGTGgaattgtttttttagaattCAAGTTTAATCAATGACAACAATCTTCTCAATAAAATTATCTCTTTGGAATAAATTTCTTATATTAGgagttatattaaaaaaaaattacaaaattcaaGGAAGTAAACTGCCAACCCCTACAATTTTAGGGGAGAATAGGTAATGTACTCATGATATTATTGTTAGAGAAGAGTGATTAACAGTTTGCAagtattctataaaaaaaaaaaaagttagacaAGTCAATATTTCACACATGACAATGTGATCAGATAGATGAAGTTCAtagtggaattttttttttttctccttcaggTGGTGGAAGATGACACATTTCCAGATggaacaaaactaaaaaaaggaacaaaaattatatatgcaATATATTCAATGGGAAGAATGGAAAGCATATGGGGAAAAGATTGCTTGGAGTTCAAGCCAGAAAGATGGTTAACTAAAGATGGTCATTTCATCGGTGAATCTGCGTACAAATTCACTGCTTTCAATGGAGGACCGAGGTTGTGTTTAGGCAAAGATTTTGCATACTATCAAATGAAATATGTCGCAGCTAGCATCATATTTCGTTACCATGTTAAGGTTGTTGAGAATCACCTTATTGTTCCTAAGCTTTCTTTGACACTTTACATGAAACATGGATTAAAAGTTAATCTTCATAGGCGTTGTGATGAAGAAATTCATAAATACTTGAAGATTAGTTAGAAGTGAATTGATATTAAATGTTGGTGTGATTAAGGATGATGATATAtagtttgtttaaaaattaattatcattGTTCATTGTTAGGTTAATGATGTTCAATGCTCATTATATTTGAGATGTGTGTAAATGTAAAGAATGATAAAGAAATATATGGAGTTTAGGTTAATTGTGTTGAATATATTGGATCTTCTTTCATAAATGATAATAGTATCTAAGAGTTTCTCGCGCGTTTTCAAAAATACGTTGAaatattagagagagtgttcaaaagagagtgttgctagcattcctctaaaattaattttgtcacTATTACATGATATATAGGCTGCCCACTCGGTCTAATTTGCTCGATCGCGGTGTTGTTACAAATGGCGCGGTGGGTTGTCTCATGGGATGTGACCATCTTCAGACTtctcaacatttatttttatcttgtgGTTTTTATGGCTCTTTATGGCAGGCGGTGCGGTCTTGGCTTGGGGTTTCGGGACCGGATTCTGACAGCATTTTAGATCACTTTTATCAGTTCAATCATTCGGCTGGAGGTTTACGCGCAAGGCGCTCATTTTTGCAACTAGTTTGGCTTTTTTGTGCTTGGACTATTTGGAATGATCGCAATAATAGATTGTTTAATAATGTAGAAAATTACATAcataaagtaaatttttttacagTTTTAGTTCGTGGTGGTTAAGCCCCTTGCTTTGTTTGGGCATTGGCTAAGTGCTATTGTACTTGTGACGAATAGTAATTATTAGGAGTCCCCTTGCTACACCTTGTGCTTGGGAAATGTCCTAAATTGTtgatatattccattttttattgttgacaAAAATTTGTCGCTagacgcaaaaaaaaaaattatttcacgcCTAATTGTATTGCAAATACTTATcttcattttaaatttctttcttgtaatgcaaaagaaaaaacgtatcttgtaatgcaagaaatttctttcttgtaaaataaaaaattgatagacCAGTCAtgactttgccacaaacaagtCTAGAACTGTATTAAGTAATATTAGTAttacattttaaatttgtaaaactatacattttagaacaaaaaaagaacgAGTTCATTGTGAAttcccattaaaaaaaaagtccattGTGAATTATTTATTGCAATTAAAAAGAACATATACACAAACAAACAGAGAAAAATGAACTACAGTGTTACATAAAAGAAACTATAGACCAATATATTACTACAACACAATGAACCAAAACCCTATTATTTATTTACCATTCTTTACGTATAAACACATCTCAAATGGTGAGCATTGAACATCATTCCGCTAACAATGAAcaataataattcattttaaaacaaactatatatatatatatatatatatatatatatatatatatatatatatatatatatatatattcatcatCCATAATCATCACAATATTTATTCTCAATTAACATCTAACTTAACTTCAAATATTTATGAGTTTCTTCATCACAACGCCTATGAAGGTTAACTTTTAATCCATACtttatgtaaaatgtcaaagTAAGCTTAGGAACAACAAGGTGATTTTCAACAACCTTAACATGATAGCCAAATAGGATGCTAGTTGCAATATTTCATTTGATAGTATGCAAAATCTTTGCCTAAGCACAACCTTTGTCTTCCATTAAAAGCAGTGAAATTGTAGACAGGCTCGCTCATGAAATACTCATCTTTAGTTAAACATCtgttgttttttaaattaatactgCCAAAAGAAAATAccgggttgagtcacgaccaggtcgctctctttaagacgttttgcGGCACTACCCaagttgtgcaaggtagactaacaaccacaccgtctccaggataaaacagcccagatcACTGTTACGATTATATACTGCACAATACACAATCGCTCGTAGATATACACCTCAAATATAGTTTAATCGTTTGATTAAAACTATTCAATACGGTACGTAGCCGTTCTGTTCGAAACCGAAAGGGACagaagaggaggaagaaaagaatgactcgttaacacaagtcgaagggagaagagaggaatcGCACAGGAATCATCAACTGCGTAATTCAATGTGAAGAATGAGGGGAGCGAGCTCTCCTTTTATAGGAGGAGTTCGTAACAAAAAACGAGTTACTTAGGGATTAAGTCTGCTTAATCCTTAAGCAAACGCgtttttgtttcttaattagATATATCGGGTCGGATCGTAACAACCTTACTTGTTACGCGTTCggataatgatatcattttcaagtgacaaaaaaatatatttcattttccaCCACGACCCGGTTCAGTCGGACAAACGGCAGCGTTGTCGCGTGCgtgatatatatgtttttgtaagCATTCACCCGTTCACAAAAGTGGGTACCTCAAGGGCACATCCTTGGAGGTCACTCTTCCCTTATATAAACACTTTCTAGTTGGTGTGGCTCaccaatgtgggacatttttAAGTCACACACTTACACTAGTTCttatattgtgtttttcttatccaattttctcactagatttaactagtgttccaacaaCATCTTTCTGGCTTAAACTCCAAGCAATCTTTTCCACATATACATTCCATTCCTCCCACGGAATAAATTGCATATATCACTTTCGTTCCTTTCTTTAGTTTATTACATTCGGGAATGTGTAACTGCTTTCAATGGAGGACCAAGGTCGTGTTTAGGCAAAGGTTTTGCATACTATCAAATGAAATATGTTGCAGCTACCATCATATTTCGTTACCATGTTAAGGTTGTTGAGAAGCACCCTGTTGTTCCTAAGCTTTCTTTGACACTTTACATGAAACATGGATTGAAAGTTAATCTTCATCGACGTTGTGatgaaaaaattcataaatactTAAACATTAGTTAGAAGTGAATTGATAATAAATATTGGTATGATTAAGGGGTATGATACAtagtttgtttaaaaattaattaatattcttCATTATATTTGAGATGTGTTTGAATGTAAAGAACGATAAAGAAATACATGGAGTTTAGGTTCATTATGTTTGACCATTGGATCTTATTTCATAATGGCATTGCCTATAGTTTCTTTTAAATCAGGTTTCTCATTCTTTTGAATGCTTTACTCCAAGAACCAATGTGGTTGGGTGGAAGCAAgacggttaaaaaaaaattactttctaTCCCTTAATTTGTACTTTTAGCCACACAAATTACTCAAATTCTCAAGTTTGGGAGTTTTGGAATTTGGAGGCAATAAAATGAGTCgaattaacttttaaaattatgaaattaattttttcactcATATTTTAGAATTGTCAAAATGTTATGCTAGTCGCCAAAATTTTGATTACAACACCTAATTGTATTGTAAGacttatctttcttttttttttttttgtttaagaatGTATCTTGTAATGCAAACAATTTCtttcttgtaaaattaaaaattgatagaTCGGTTTATGATTTTGCCACAAACAAGCTTGGAACTTTATTTGGtataaaaatagtattacattttaaatttttaaaactatacAATTttgaacgaaaaaaaaaaaaaaaaaagaacaagttCAATGTGAactcttcaacaacaaaaaaagagagTTCATTGTGAATTCTTTattccaattaaaaaaacagaTACACAAACAAACAGAGAAAAATGAACTAAAATTTGACATAAAAGAACTATAGACAATACAATTATGAAAGATCCAATTTATTAGTACAACCTtaacatcataacaaaataatatgatGCTAGCTGCAACATATTTCGTTTGATAGTATGCAAAATCTTTACCTAAACACAACCTCGATCCTCCATTAAAAATAGTGAATTTGTAGTAAGCTTCGCTCATGAAATAGATATCTTTAGTTAACCTTCGTTCTGGCTTGAACTCCGAGCAATCTTTTCTCCGTATACTTTCCATTCTTCCCATGGAAAAAATTGCATATAtcacttttgtttcttttattagttttattccATTGGGGAATGTGTCATCTTCCATCAAAttgcaaatatcattttttctgGTTTTGTTTCATCTGGTGGAAGATGACTCATTCTAAGAtggaacaaaacaaaaaaggaacaaaagTGATACATGCAATTTATTTAATGGGAAGAATGGAAAATATATGGGGAAAAAGATTGCttgcagttcaggcaaaaatggtgGTTAACAAAAAATTGCCATTTCACGAGTAAATCTTCCTACAAATTTGCTGCTTTCAATCGAGGATCAAGGTTGTGTTTAGCCAAAGATTTTGCatacattcaaatgaaatatGTTGCAACTAGCATCATATTTCGTTACCGTGTTAAGATTGTTGAGAATCACCCTGTTGGTTCTAAGCTTTCTTTGACACTTTACATGAAGCATAGATTGAAATCGTTACCATAATCACCCTGTTGGTTCTAAACTTTCTTTGACACTTTTCGTGAAGCATAGATTGAAAGTTAACCTTCATAGATGTTGTGAAGAAGAAATTCATGAATGTTTTAAGTTTAGTTAGAAGTGAATTGATAATAAATGTTGATATGATTAGGATGATGATATATAGTTTGTTTAAAAgtataatatttgttgtttttcgAGTTTAGAAAAGTACCTTTAAATAAAATCGAAATCATCACAGCAAATATTACCGGGTTGAATCATGACCACCGTTCGATTAGGTGCTGCACTGTAAATAATCGTTCGAGAAATAACACCCTCAAATATggtttaattgtttgattaaaCCACTCTATATGTACGAAGACCACACAAGACCGAAGGGGGACAGAAGGAGTagaagaaaggaagaaggactcgtcaacacaagtcaaaggAGGGgaaagagaggaaaaacacaggaagcatcaactgtgattTTCAGTGTGTAGAATGCATTGTGTGaactctctatttatagagaaaattcacaactaataagtgagaaactttgggaacaagtaattcacatattagatctagtacaaaaaCATCTCAGttagtaccaaaatatattatattgagtacaaaaatatattatattatgtaccaaaatatatttcagatcaagcactaaaatataatagattgcctaccaaaatatttcaaattgtgtttccaaaatattttagattgcgttccaaaatattttagcaaaacttggggactaaaaaacattttctaacaaaatatatatattttttctagtgcttacttcgttcacatAATTATGTACCCCGATTAATTAGAGATACGCCCCTACTATATAAACACTATTAATGTGTAGGATCCATCCGATGTGGAACTTTCACTTTTTTCATTTCACTCTACCCTAGTTTCTATCCATTATTGGAATTTATGTTCAGACAATTACTCAATTTCCATGCATGTTCCAACAATATTATTGTTCACCGTTAGGTAAATGATGTTCAATGCTCATTATTTGAGATGTGTTTAAATGTAAAGAATGATAAGGAAATATATGATGTTTAGGTTCATTTTGTTGTATATATTGGATCTTTTATAATGGTATTGCCTATAGTTTTTTTAGGCTTGTAATCAAATTCTTGATGACTAGCATAACATTTCCAcacttaataaaatatatgagtGAAAAATCAACGTTTCGGTCCCACTAGTTTTACTCTGTTAGTCAAAAAGGTCCTTGTTAACTTTAACCTCGCATATCTATGGTGACCAACCTAAAGAGTTGTCTACCATAGATCctgttaattattttaatttaaaccgtttgatcttttttttaaatgaaaaaccATTGAATTACGCATGTGTATTTTATCTTACCgtgaatcaacaacaacaaattaattttccatttcttcatcttcgaGTTGGATTTCCTGGTTTTTATTGCAGGGGTGGTGCATTCCTATCTGAATTTGGACCGGGAAGATGATTGGAGCAATTTTTTACTCGATGCCACCAATTATGGAGCAATTTTCAGCAGCGCATCAGGGTGATcgtttatggattttttttgttatgaatgttggtgaaaatgaattaaaaagatgatgaataagatttgaGGAAGAAGATTCCCTAAAAAAAGGAttgagaaagaagatgaagaaatggaaaattaatttgttgttgttgattcacgtaactaatttttttctttttatcttatAGTTAGGATGACTTTTAACTTTACAGCCGAACTAACTCACACCGCAAACATCTTGGATAAAATTTTATCGGAAATTAACCTTGTCAACAAAGTAATATTCTCTTGGTGCCGGGTCTCGAACCGAGTTCCTCTAGATTGTAGAGGAACATTATGAATTATTACTTGCAATTAAAAAGAACAGATACATTAATAAACAGAAAAAAATGAACCACAATTTTACCTAAAAGAAACTATATGCAATACCATTATGAAAGATCATATATTAGTACCACTCAATATGAACCAAAATAAACTCCATTATTTCTTACCATTCTTTACATTCAAACACATCTCAAATAATGAGTATTGAACATCAATGGCCTAACAATGAAcaataataattcattttaaaacaaactaCATATTCATCATCCATAATCATAGCAACATTCATTCTCAATTCACATCTAACTTACCTTCAAATATTTATGAATTTCTTCATCACAACGCCTATGAAGGTTAACTTTTAATCCATGCTTCATGTAAAGTGTCAAAGCAAGCTTAGGAACAACAAGGTGATTTTCAACAACCTTAATATGGTAGCGAAATATGATGTTAGCTGCAACATATTTCATTTGATAGTATGCAAAATCTTTGCCTAAACACAACCTTGGTCCTCCATTAAAAGCTGTGAATTTGTAGGCAGATTCGCTCATGAAATGACCATCTTCGGTTAACCATCTTTCTGGCTTGAACTCCAAGCAATCTTTTCCCCATATGTTTTCCATTCTTCCCATTGAATATATTGCATATATAACTTTTGTTCCTTTCTTTAGTTTTATTCCATTTGGGAATGTGTCATCTTCCACCACctaaagaaaaatcataatGCATTATGAAGttcaatcaacaattgatagtGAATTCAATTATTCTTTATCTATTTGATCATATTAAGTgttctttttataatattgacttatcttgtctcaaattatttatctttttagaATACTTAAAAAGTATCAATTTATCTTTTccaatatatttctttttttagaaatgcTAATGTGACTctttaaaaatcttaaatagtaaatttttatgataatttatgtTACCAACGCATTGGAAATAAGTAtttgactttaaaaaaaatatactcctttcgtcccaaattgtatgacgttttggacatttcacacatattaagaaatgcaattaatattgtgtgaaaaagagatattataagttgttttacaaaattgtccttaataaataatatgagaaaaataaatgaaagaattgaaagaa is from Medicago truncatula cultivar Jemalong A17 chromosome 1, MtrunA17r5.0-ANR, whole genome shotgun sequence and encodes:
- the LOC25482827 gene encoding cytochrome P450 86B1, whose product is MTKTNTSNFNLTFSCYTSNMVAATENLFSHILFLFQQIQIIEIIIASIVFIIIHALHSKKHHGLTNWPILGMLPSLMIGLKTNMYEGITETLKHQNGTFRFKGPWFTSFNCIITSEPQNLEHLLKTKFNIFPKGNFFKDTVSDLLGDGIFAVDNETWQKQRKTASIEFHSTKFRKLTTDSLFELVNNRLIPVLDSSLKKSVSIDLQDILLRLTFDNVCMIAFDVDPSCLQLHLPEIPFARAFEDATEATLLRFVAPVCVWKAMRFLNLGMERKLKESIQKVDEFAENVIRARKKELSLEHDMEDDKRKSDLLTVFMKLKDENGKAYSDKFLRDICVSFILAGRDTSSVALSWFFWLLNQNHEVEEKILEEICRVVSQREDININKEVFNDSLRFKPEEIKKMGYLHAALSETLRLYPSVPMDHKEVVEDDTFPDGTKLKKGTKIIYAIYSMGRMESIWGKDCLEFKPERWLTKDGHFIGESAYKFTAFNGGPRLCLGKDFAYYQMKYVAASIIFRYHVKVVENHLIVPKLSLTLYMKHGLKVNLHRRCDEEIHKYLKIS